One genomic window of Paenisporosarcina antarctica includes the following:
- a CDS encoding type II toxin-antitoxin system PemK/MazF family toxin, producing MNVKRGDVFFADLSPVVGSEQGGTRPVLVIQNDIGNRFSPTVIIAAITAQIQKAKLPTHVEINAKKYGFERDSVILLEQLRTIDKSRLTDKITQLDDVLMEEVDEALEISLGLVKF from the coding sequence TTGAACGTAAAACGTGGTGACGTTTTTTTTGCTGACTTATCGCCAGTAGTCGGGTCTGAACAAGGTGGGACTAGACCCGTTCTGGTGATTCAAAACGATATCGGAAATCGTTTCAGCCCAACAGTCATCATTGCGGCTATCACGGCGCAAATTCAAAAAGCAAAATTACCAACACATGTGGAAATCAATGCTAAAAAGTATGGATTTGAACGGGATTCCGTTATTTTGCTTGAACAATTGCGTACGATTGATAAATCGCGGCTGACTGATAAAATTACTCAGCTGGATGATGTTCTGATGGAAGAAGTCGATGAGGCGCTAGAAATAAGTCTTGGTCTTGTAAAGTTTTGA
- a CDS encoding RsbT co-antagonist protein RsbRA: MNKKMTTFMQDNIEEILVEWQELMKDDSDERFFQVMSQDVITKTSREFAELMISNLFEGENDYDNRLKEFTNKVVRFGWSISFVMSAINHFAQVVYEMLEKNKTINEQNLKEYVMIFTNWISPMRDGILETYAKTWERTVQLQRMALQELSASLIPVFDKISVMPLVGTIDTERAKLIIENLLEGVVKHRAEVVLLDITGVPVVDTMVAHHIIQAADAVRLVGAKCMLVGIRPEIAQTIVTLGINLKDFTTTSTLQRGVEQALAWTNRKIVEVE; this comes from the coding sequence ATGAATAAGAAAATGACTACATTCATGCAAGATAATATAGAAGAAATATTAGTAGAATGGCAAGAGTTGATGAAAGATGATTCAGATGAACGTTTCTTTCAAGTAATGTCTCAAGATGTCATCACTAAAACAAGTCGTGAATTTGCGGAGTTAATGATTTCTAATCTTTTTGAGGGTGAAAATGATTATGATAATCGCTTAAAAGAGTTTACTAACAAAGTGGTGCGTTTTGGTTGGTCTATTAGCTTTGTGATGTCAGCAATTAATCATTTTGCACAAGTAGTCTATGAGATGTTAGAAAAAAACAAAACTATCAACGAACAAAACTTGAAAGAATATGTAATGATCTTCACTAATTGGATTTCACCAATGAGAGATGGAATTCTTGAGACATATGCAAAAACATGGGAACGTACGGTTCAATTACAAAGAATGGCGTTGCAAGAACTCTCAGCATCATTAATTCCGGTATTTGATAAGATTTCTGTTATGCCGCTTGTCGGGACGATTGATACTGAACGTGCAAAATTAATTATAGAGAATTTGTTAGAAGGTGTAGTTAAACACCGTGCGGAAGTTGTGTTATTAGATATTACAGGTGTACCTGTTGTTGATACTATGGTTGCACATCACATAATTCAAGCAGCTGATGCAGTTCGTTTAGTTGGTGCAAAGTGTATGCTCGTTGGAATACGTCCCGAAATTGCACAAACAATCGTTACTTTAGGTATAAACCTAAAAGATTTTACAACAACAAGCACATTGCAACGTGGTGTTGAACAAGCATTGGCTTGGACAAATCGTAAAATCGTGGAGGTGGAATAG
- a CDS encoding STAS domain-containing protein: MNLRIPILKLKDCLIVSVQWELDDQTALQFQEDLLSKLHETSARGVVIDLTPIDFIDSFIAKVLGDVISMSGLMGAKVVITGIQPAVAITLIELGIRLEGVITALDLENGLEKLHRKLEA, encoded by the coding sequence TTGAACTTACGTATACCCATATTAAAACTAAAAGATTGTCTTATTGTCTCTGTCCAATGGGAGTTAGATGATCAAACTGCACTTCAATTTCAAGAAGATTTGTTATCTAAACTACATGAAACGAGTGCTAGAGGAGTTGTAATTGATTTAACACCAATAGATTTTATTGATTCTTTTATCGCTAAAGTACTGGGTGATGTGATTAGTATGTCAGGACTAATGGGTGCAAAAGTTGTCATTACTGGAATTCAACCTGCAGTCGCAATTACCCTTATCGAATTAGGTATTCGTTTAGAAGGTGTCATAACCGCGTTAGATTTAGAGAATGGTCTTGAAAAACTCCATCGAAAATTGGAGGCATAA
- a CDS encoding anti-sigma regulatory factor, whose protein sequence is MGYRSSVEILTEWDIVAARQLGRNEAKEVGFGTVDQARITTAISELARNIYLYAGTGKIEIERISDGRRVGIIIIASDEGPGISDVRKALEDGYSTSGGLGAGVPGVKRLMDDFKIDTVVGEGTVIKATKWIR, encoded by the coding sequence ATGGGATATCGGTCATCTGTAGAAATCTTAACAGAGTGGGACATTGTTGCTGCAAGGCAACTTGGTCGTAACGAAGCAAAAGAAGTTGGTTTTGGAACGGTTGACCAAGCGCGTATCACGACAGCAATCAGTGAACTAGCTCGTAATATTTATTTATATGCAGGAACAGGAAAAATTGAAATTGAACGTATATCTGATGGAAGAAGAGTAGGCATTATTATTATTGCGTCAGATGAAGGTCCTGGAATTTCTGATGTTAGAAAAGCGCTGGAAGATGGTTACTCTACTTCTGGTGGGTTAGGCGCTGGTGTACCTGGAGTAAAACGTCTGATGGATGATTTTAAAATAGACACCGTTGTGGGAGAAGGAACCGTTATTAAAGCGACCAAGTGGATTCGCTAG
- a CDS encoding PP2C family protein-serine/threonine phosphatase, producing the protein MPREIERQYKEILKQYVMQQTEKNLYAGQNFSRQLIKKNVAPEEVISVHKAALEEMFPELQTEVLHSFDFLIEMMIRYGLAHSEHQSLLQHQKELNVEIDLAANVQKTLLKTTIPQVAGLEIGLISVPARKMNGDYIYFLSDNHHNAGVAVADVIGKGIPAALCMSMIKYGMDSLQDASTDPKKVLDIINRIVEKGVNDDMFISMFYGRYNVEHSILTYASAGHEPALFYDAQKDEFSELHAKGLLLGVVPNVTYAQHDVKMETGDFVVMMTDGVTECRTDEGFIEQKIIASLIQSLHHESAQTIVDTVFKELEKMQNFELRDDFTLVIFKKTN; encoded by the coding sequence ATGCCTCGAGAAATTGAAAGACAATATAAAGAAATACTTAAACAATATGTAATGCAACAAACGGAGAAAAATTTATATGCAGGCCAGAACTTCAGTCGTCAATTAATCAAAAAAAATGTAGCTCCTGAAGAAGTAATTAGTGTTCATAAGGCAGCTCTAGAAGAAATGTTTCCGGAGTTGCAAACTGAAGTATTGCATTCATTTGATTTCCTAATTGAAATGATGATTCGTTATGGCCTTGCTCATTCCGAACATCAAAGTCTACTGCAACACCAAAAAGAATTGAATGTAGAAATAGATTTAGCCGCAAATGTTCAAAAAACGCTATTGAAAACAACTATTCCTCAAGTTGCTGGTCTTGAAATTGGTCTCATATCTGTACCAGCACGGAAAATGAATGGAGATTACATTTATTTCCTCAGTGATAATCATCACAATGCAGGGGTAGCGGTGGCGGATGTAATAGGTAAGGGTATTCCAGCCGCGCTTTGTATGTCCATGATTAAGTACGGAATGGATAGTCTCCAGGATGCATCTACGGATCCGAAAAAAGTACTAGATATTATAAACCGTATCGTTGAAAAAGGTGTCAATGACGATATGTTTATATCCATGTTTTACGGTCGATATAATGTAGAACATTCTATTCTTACATATGCCTCGGCAGGTCATGAACCTGCTCTTTTTTATGATGCTCAGAAGGACGAATTCTCTGAGTTACATGCAAAAGGCTTATTACTAGGTGTCGTTCCAAATGTTACATATGCGCAACACGATGTGAAGATGGAGACTGGCGACTTTGTCGTTATGATGACAGACGGTGTAACCGAATGTAGAACGGATGAAGGATTTATTGAACAAAAAATTATCGCTTCATTAATTCAATCCTTGCATCACGAATCTGCTCAAACGATTGTGGATACAGTGTTTAAAGAATTAGAAAAAATGCAAAATTTCGAACTTCGTGATGACTTTACGTTGGTCATTTTTAAAAAAACTAATTAA
- a CDS encoding anti-sigma factor antagonist, with translation MNIQVVLKEEENVVIGIISGEIDAFTAPTLREKLAEVQKKEGLHAQLDMTDVSYMDSTGLGVIVAFFKNINAINGHVKLTGLSPRLKRLFDITGLGAIMDIETDNKGGN, from the coding sequence ATGAATATTCAAGTCGTTTTAAAAGAAGAAGAGAACGTTGTAATAGGAATTATCAGTGGAGAAATCGATGCTTTTACTGCGCCAACATTACGGGAAAAGTTAGCCGAAGTGCAAAAAAAAGAAGGCTTACATGCCCAATTAGATATGACAGATGTATCATATATGGATAGTACTGGACTTGGAGTAATCGTTGCTTTTTTCAAAAATATTAATGCAATTAATGGCCATGTTAAATTAACTGGATTATCGCCTCGTCTAAAAAGATTATTTGATATTACGGGTCTTGGAGCAATTATGGACATTGAGACAGATAATAAAGGTGGAAACTGA
- the rsbW gene encoding anti-sigma B factor RsbW, whose amino-acid sequence MRPFDYVEIRVPAKSQYVGVARLTISGLASRIGFTYDDIEDLKIASSEAITNAVQHAYTEVDEGEVVVGCALYPNKIEIMVADHGKSFNFEETKAKVGPYHEEQEVQFLREGGLGLYLIETLMDEVKVHHQDGVTIFMTKYVGVEQVEENVEPISS is encoded by the coding sequence ATGAGACCATTTGATTATGTAGAAATTCGAGTTCCTGCTAAATCTCAATATGTAGGCGTTGCGCGCTTAACAATTTCGGGATTAGCAAGTCGCATTGGGTTTACTTACGATGATATCGAAGATTTGAAAATTGCTTCATCGGAAGCGATTACAAATGCAGTTCAGCATGCATATACTGAAGTCGATGAAGGCGAAGTAGTAGTTGGCTGTGCACTTTACCCTAACAAAATTGAGATTATGGTAGCAGACCATGGCAAAAGCTTCAACTTTGAAGAAACGAAAGCTAAAGTTGGACCTTATCATGAAGAGCAAGAAGTGCAATTTTTACGTGAAGGTGGACTAGGATTGTATTTAATAGAGACATTAATGGATGAAGTGAAAGTACACCATCAAGACGGCGTAACGATCTTTATGACAAAATATGTCGGAGTAGAGCAGGTGGAAGAGAATGTCGAACCTATCTCCTCCTAA
- the sigB gene encoding RNA polymerase sigma factor SigB: MSNLSPPNYKQTKEQVLEWIKAYQETEDEDAQTNLVLNYQRLVQSIARKYSNGKSYHEDIVQVGMLGLLGAIRRYDPDFGRTFEAFAVPTIIGEIKRFLRDKTWAVHVPRRIKELGPRIKSAVETLTTELQRSPKVIEIAEYLEVDEDDVLEAMEMGRSYQALSMDHSLESDSDGGSITLFDVIGQKDDGYEKTDQRLLVANALSVLTNREKEVIQYTYIDQLSQKETGEKLDISQMHVSRLQRKAIKKLQEAIQAAGGASK, from the coding sequence ATGTCGAACCTATCTCCTCCTAATTATAAGCAAACAAAAGAACAGGTCTTAGAGTGGATTAAAGCCTATCAAGAAACAGAAGATGAAGATGCACAAACCAATTTGGTATTAAATTACCAACGCTTAGTTCAATCGATTGCGCGCAAATATTCGAACGGAAAATCGTATCACGAGGACATCGTTCAAGTAGGCATGTTAGGTTTACTTGGTGCTATTCGTCGATACGATCCTGATTTTGGAAGAACGTTTGAAGCATTCGCCGTTCCGACAATCATTGGAGAAATCAAGCGTTTTTTGCGTGATAAGACATGGGCTGTTCATGTTCCTCGGCGTATTAAAGAATTAGGACCGCGAATAAAATCAGCTGTAGAAACATTAACAACTGAGCTTCAACGATCCCCAAAAGTAATTGAAATCGCTGAATACCTCGAAGTTGACGAAGATGATGTTTTAGAGGCAATGGAGATGGGTAGAAGTTATCAAGCTCTGTCAATGGACCATTCTCTTGAATCGGATTCAGATGGAGGTAGCATTACTTTATTTGACGTTATTGGTCAAAAAGATGATGGCTACGAAAAAACAGACCAACGTTTGTTAGTAGCTAATGCGCTAAGTGTCCTTACAAATCGAGAAAAAGAAGTGATACAGTATACATATATTGATCAGTTGAGCCAAAAAGAAACGGGCGAAAAACTCGATATTTCTCAAATGCATGTTTCTCGATTACAACGTAAAGCCATAAAGAAATTACAAGAAGCGATACAAGCAGCTGGCGGAGCATCTAAATGA
- a CDS encoding PP2C family serine/threonine-protein phosphatase produces the protein MKAIRHTNLEVYVYQEAKEGNYESGDTYFTYMNEDYFLCAIADGLGSGPIAKQSADVIPVILGEYHHETIDNLMRRCNELMFQKRGAVVAIVKVDFLVKTIEYSCVGNIRFYMTRKDDDKMIYPLPVMGYLSGRYQKLNTQLFAYDPGDLFLFHSDGVVLRNPKKVMQNSSDAYELYQTLSATIENGDDATFITASLLQ, from the coding sequence ATGAAAGCAATTCGACACACTAATTTAGAAGTATATGTCTATCAAGAAGCAAAAGAAGGGAATTATGAATCAGGAGATACGTATTTTACGTATATGAATGAGGATTATTTTTTGTGTGCGATTGCTGACGGTTTAGGTAGTGGGCCAATTGCTAAACAATCAGCTGATGTTATTCCTGTTATCTTAGGTGAATATCATCATGAAACAATTGATAATTTGATGCGCAGATGCAATGAATTAATGTTTCAAAAACGTGGTGCTGTAGTGGCGATTGTTAAAGTAGATTTTTTAGTGAAAACGATTGAATATAGTTGTGTTGGAAACATTAGATTCTATATGACTCGAAAAGATGACGATAAAATGATTTACCCGTTACCTGTAATGGGTTATTTATCGGGACGATATCAAAAACTCAACACACAATTATTTGCGTATGATCCTGGTGATTTGTTCTTGTTTCATTCGGACGGTGTTGTGTTAAGAAATCCTAAAAAAGTTATGCAAAACAGTTCAGACGCATATGAACTATATCAAACGTTAAGTGCAACAATTGAAAATGGTGACGATGCAACATTTATCACAGCTAGCCTGCTCCAATAA
- a CDS encoding Tex family protein, with translation MEAKEMMQRIAKEINIRPAQAQQVVDLLEEGNTVPFIARYRKEATGSLDEVQIKAVEDRYRYIQQIEQRKEEVLRLIDEQGKMTEELSQAILAASVLQRLEDLYRPYKQKRRTKATVAKEKGLEPLANLLFNYSKTQPEDFAQDFVNEEKEVANVEEALQGARDILAEQFADDAKIREKVRNLTRAEGSIVSSVKKQDDDEKSVFEMYYDYTEPVKKIVPHRVLAVNRGEKEEILKVSLHAPADRILTVMRDEWIPTHSSSPSISHVIEAIEDSYKRLIAPSVEREIRAELTEKGETQAIHIFSVNLRNLLLQPPLKGKVVLGLDPAYRTGCKLAVVDDTGKLQEVSVIYPHPPQSKLEASKKTILDILIRYPISIIAIGNGTASRESEQFIAECLREANREIAYVIVNEAGASVYSASDTARAEFPDLQVEQRSAVSIARRLQDPLSELVKIEPKAVGVGQYQHDVSQKKLNESLTFIVETAVNQVGVNINTASASLLQYVSGLSKTVAENVIIMRNENGKFTSRAQLKKIPRLGAKTYEQAIGFLRIPEAKNPFDATGIHPESYKSAEEVLKTAGLTKIQIGTKDAELALSELNLRELSERLEVGEITLQDIVDTLKKPTRDPRDQFPQPLLKTDILQMEDLSSGMELQGTVRNVVDFGAFVDIGVKQDGLVHISKLKKGFVKHPLDVVALGDIVTVWVEQVEKTKGRISLTMLPPVIKN, from the coding sequence ATGGAAGCAAAAGAAATGATGCAACGAATTGCGAAAGAAATAAATATACGACCAGCGCAAGCTCAACAAGTCGTGGATTTACTTGAAGAAGGAAATACAGTTCCCTTCATAGCGCGCTATCGAAAAGAAGCAACTGGCTCATTAGATGAAGTTCAAATAAAAGCAGTAGAAGATCGGTATCGTTACATACAACAAATAGAACAACGAAAAGAGGAAGTTCTTCGCTTAATTGATGAGCAAGGGAAAATGACTGAAGAGTTATCTCAGGCCATATTAGCAGCCTCTGTCCTCCAACGACTAGAAGATTTATATCGACCATATAAGCAAAAACGTAGAACGAAAGCGACCGTTGCAAAAGAAAAAGGACTAGAGCCTTTAGCTAATCTTTTATTTAACTATTCGAAGACACAACCTGAAGACTTTGCGCAAGACTTTGTGAATGAAGAAAAAGAAGTGGCGAATGTAGAAGAAGCATTACAAGGTGCTCGGGATATATTAGCAGAACAATTTGCTGATGATGCGAAAATTCGTGAAAAAGTTAGAAATTTAACACGTGCTGAAGGCTCAATTGTTTCATCAGTGAAAAAACAAGATGATGATGAAAAAAGTGTATTTGAAATGTACTATGACTACACTGAGCCAGTAAAAAAAATCGTTCCTCACCGTGTTCTTGCAGTAAATCGAGGAGAAAAGGAAGAGATTTTGAAAGTTAGTTTGCATGCGCCGGCTGATCGTATTTTAACTGTCATGCGGGACGAGTGGATTCCAACGCACAGTTCTTCACCAAGCATTTCACATGTAATTGAAGCAATTGAAGACTCTTACAAACGCCTGATTGCACCTTCAGTTGAACGGGAGATTCGCGCAGAACTAACAGAAAAAGGGGAAACGCAAGCTATTCATATTTTTTCTGTAAACTTGCGAAATCTATTGCTACAACCACCCTTAAAAGGGAAAGTAGTGTTAGGTCTAGACCCAGCATACCGAACAGGGTGCAAATTAGCTGTCGTAGACGATACAGGGAAACTTCAAGAAGTATCCGTTATCTATCCGCATCCACCGCAATCGAAATTAGAAGCGTCTAAGAAAACTATATTAGACATATTAATCCGCTATCCAATTTCAATTATTGCAATTGGGAATGGTACGGCATCTCGAGAATCTGAACAATTTATAGCGGAATGTCTAAGAGAAGCCAATCGTGAAATTGCATACGTAATTGTCAATGAAGCTGGTGCGAGTGTATACTCAGCTTCAGATACTGCCCGAGCGGAATTTCCTGATTTGCAAGTCGAACAACGAAGTGCTGTTTCAATTGCTCGAAGACTGCAAGACCCCCTTTCTGAGCTAGTGAAAATTGAACCGAAAGCTGTAGGAGTTGGTCAATATCAACATGACGTCTCTCAAAAGAAACTAAATGAGTCATTAACCTTTATAGTAGAAACAGCAGTTAACCAAGTCGGCGTAAACATAAACACTGCATCAGCATCATTGTTGCAATATGTCTCAGGATTATCAAAGACCGTAGCTGAAAATGTTATCATTATGCGAAATGAAAACGGTAAATTCACATCACGGGCTCAACTGAAAAAAATTCCTCGTTTAGGCGCAAAAACGTATGAGCAAGCTATTGGGTTTTTACGAATACCAGAAGCCAAAAATCCATTTGATGCTACTGGTATTCACCCGGAAAGTTATAAAAGTGCAGAAGAAGTGTTGAAAACTGCAGGACTAACGAAAATACAAATAGGAACGAAAGATGCTGAACTCGCCCTTAGTGAGTTGAATTTAAGAGAGTTAAGCGAAAGACTAGAAGTGGGAGAAATAACTTTGCAAGATATCGTGGACACGCTGAAAAAACCAACCCGCGATCCCCGTGATCAATTCCCGCAGCCGCTTCTCAAAACTGATATTCTTCAAATGGAAGACTTATCAAGTGGCATGGAGCTACAAGGGACAGTTCGCAATGTCGTTGATTTTGGTGCATTCGTAGACATAGGTGTAAAACAAGATGGGCTTGTACACATTTCTAAATTAAAAAAAGGTTTTGTAAAACACCCACTTGATGTCGTTGCACTTGGAGACATCGTAACTGTTTGGGTGGAACAAGTTGAAAAGACAAAAGGACGCATTTCATTAACAATGTTGCCCCCAGTAATTAAAAACTAA
- a CDS encoding SprT family protein, which translates to MTNEELHLLVIKISEDVFNKPFLHEAYFNSRLKTTGGRYMLQTHHIQLNPKSLELYGEEELEGIIRHELCHYHLHIEGKGYKHRDRDFKYLLKMTNSPRFCANLGSAKRKSGAIQHVYSCVSCGLLYRRKIRLNTAKYRCGKCSGQLSKVQ; encoded by the coding sequence ATGACAAACGAAGAACTTCACCTACTTGTAATAAAAATCTCCGAAGACGTTTTTAACAAACCGTTTCTGCATGAAGCCTATTTCAATAGTCGACTTAAAACAACCGGTGGACGATATATGTTACAAACTCATCACATTCAACTTAATCCAAAATCATTAGAACTTTATGGTGAGGAAGAACTTGAAGGAATTATTCGACATGAACTTTGTCACTATCACCTTCATATAGAAGGAAAAGGGTATAAGCATCGCGATAGAGATTTTAAATATTTATTAAAGATGACTAATTCCCCGAGATTTTGTGCAAACTTAGGTTCTGCAAAAAGAAAAAGCGGAGCTATTCAACATGTCTATAGTTGTGTCTCATGTGGCCTTCTTTATAGACGGAAGATTCGTTTAAATACCGCCAAATACCGCTGCGGCAAGTGTTCAGGTCAATTATCAAAAGTACAATAA